One genomic window of Pirellulales bacterium includes the following:
- a CDS encoding extracellular solute-binding protein, which produces MKSTHSCLKACWREPSPWSSRLVIALTAAALPILCIGGCRPRVDTAEAIPISWTGAPATIERMVADYLKTKVGAPTLLKPAHYAKPSPFFLYEGNDDAVTLALSARLGTSYPPVDVYFIDLYWFSSFEPTWLESFQNRTIPIGDQNVELSQVIPADLRSACELNNQLYAVPLSIRGNCLFYRADLIPSPPRTWAELVAVTRQALAQAGPDATLRHGLRFHWNELHTDLYPVMWSYGGGPPNCLTAGGELDSPLASEPNLAALAMFYGLIHHDKITEPLAQIQARDLESEKTLYEGFARGETLFLIDWSNRAARIESALAKSPSAAFAAGHIGIAPIPRAVETKPAYSTIGSWGWVVSAAPRSPHSVDFVREMATPDAQLFFFEKYSEIPIFERAVLVGLPQWPAIDRRLSEYHRQLLQLVHGDANSPGVVLRNRPGRKEINRIALAALHDVLSLPPRGEAGALDLESARARLARADLQIIRHFQQLERLGIDCSCDAGPPALHDAALESETP; this is translated from the coding sequence GTGAAATCGACGCACTCATGTCTGAAGGCGTGCTGGCGCGAACCTAGCCCATGGTCCAGTCGGCTGGTAATTGCGCTAACAGCCGCGGCGCTGCCGATATTGTGCATTGGAGGTTGCCGACCGCGCGTCGACACGGCCGAAGCGATACCGATCAGTTGGACTGGCGCTCCGGCGACCATCGAACGGATGGTGGCGGACTACCTAAAGACAAAGGTTGGGGCGCCAACGCTGTTGAAACCTGCGCATTACGCCAAGCCGAGTCCGTTTTTCCTGTACGAAGGGAACGACGACGCCGTGACGCTAGCCTTGAGCGCGAGGCTCGGCACGAGCTATCCGCCAGTCGATGTGTACTTCATCGACTTGTACTGGTTCAGCAGTTTTGAGCCGACGTGGTTGGAATCGTTTCAAAATCGCACGATTCCGATTGGCGACCAGAACGTGGAACTGTCGCAGGTGATTCCGGCCGATCTGCGTTCGGCCTGCGAATTGAACAATCAATTATACGCCGTGCCGCTCTCGATCCGCGGCAACTGCTTGTTCTATCGCGCGGATCTAATTCCTAGTCCGCCGCGCACCTGGGCTGAATTGGTCGCGGTGACGCGGCAAGCGCTGGCGCAAGCCGGTCCAGACGCGACATTGCGCCACGGACTTAGGTTTCACTGGAATGAGTTGCACACCGATCTCTACCCCGTGATGTGGTCGTATGGCGGCGGTCCGCCCAATTGCCTGACTGCTGGCGGCGAGTTGGACAGTCCTTTGGCTTCGGAACCGAACCTGGCGGCGCTAGCAATGTTCTATGGCCTGATTCATCACGACAAGATCACGGAACCGCTAGCACAGATCCAAGCGCGCGATCTGGAGTCGGAAAAGACGTTGTACGAGGGATTTGCGCGGGGCGAGACGCTGTTTTTGATCGATTGGTCGAATCGCGCGGCGAGAATTGAATCGGCGTTGGCGAAGTCGCCATCGGCCGCATTTGCCGCTGGTCATATCGGCATCGCGCCGATTCCACGCGCCGTAGAAACGAAGCCGGCTTATTCCACAATCGGGAGCTGGGGATGGGTGGTGTCGGCCGCGCCGCGCAGTCCGCACTCGGTTGATTTTGTAAGAGAGATGGCCACGCCGGACGCTCAGTTGTTCTTCTTTGAAAAGTATTCGGAGATTCCCATCTTCGAGCGCGCCGTGCTGGTGGGATTGCCGCAATGGCCGGCCATCGATCGCCGACTGAGCGAATACCATCGGCAGTTGCTGCAATTGGTGCATGGCGATGCCAATTCGCCCGGCGTGGTGCTGCGCAATCGGCCGGGCCGCAAAGAGATCAATCGCATCGCGCTGGCGGCCTTGCACGACGTGTTGAGCTTGCCTCCGCGCGGAGAAGCGGGGGCGCTGGATTTGGAGTCCGCCCGCGCACGGTTGGCCCGCGCCGATCTGCAAATCATTCGCCACTTCCAGCAGTTAGAGCGTCTAGGCATTGACTGCTCTTGCGATGCGGGCCCGCCA